The following coding sequences are from one bacterium SCSIO 12741 window:
- the plsY gene encoding glycerol-3-phosphate 1-O-acyltransferase PlsY — protein MPDSLQIAGVVLAYLIGSIPTAVWVGKIFYQTDVREHGSGNAGATNTFRVLGKKAGIFVLLFDVFKGVLAVLLAGYFSAFEPQEVKYVNFQLALGVAALLGHIFPVYAGFRGGKGIATLLGIMLAIHPQAALSCIGIFLVVFLLTRYVSLGSIVASVCFPLIVILVYQSRVPSLVIFSIFIAVMVIITHQKNIERLIRRDENKANLRLIRSRSEKYSSEEDYEEPDEDDD, from the coding sequence ATGCCAGATAGTTTACAAATCGCCGGTGTAGTGTTGGCCTATTTGATTGGATCTATTCCTACGGCTGTATGGGTTGGCAAGATTTTTTACCAGACTGATGTTCGAGAACACGGTAGTGGAAATGCCGGTGCTACCAACACTTTCCGGGTTTTAGGAAAGAAAGCAGGAATCTTCGTATTGCTATTTGACGTTTTTAAAGGTGTTTTAGCGGTTTTGTTGGCGGGCTATTTTAGCGCCTTTGAACCACAAGAAGTCAAGTACGTCAATTTTCAGCTTGCTTTGGGTGTAGCCGCCTTGCTTGGGCACATTTTTCCCGTTTATGCCGGATTTCGCGGCGGAAAAGGAATCGCTACCCTTTTGGGCATTATGTTGGCCATCCATCCTCAAGCGGCTTTAAGTTGTATTGGAATTTTTCTAGTGGTGTTTTTATTAACACGCTATGTTTCATTAGGTTCTATCGTGGCTTCCGTCTGTTTTCCGCTTATTGTTATATTGGTCTATCAAAGTAGGGTTCCTTCGTTGGTAATTTTCTCCATTTTCATTGCTGTAATGGTGATTATTACGCATCAGAAGAACATCGAAAGACTGATTCGGAGAGATGAAAACAAAGCCAATCTTAGGCTCATCCGTTCGCGGTCTGAGAAGTATTCTTCAGAAGAGGATTATGAGGAGCCTGATGAAGATGACGACTAA
- the prmA gene encoding 50S ribosomal protein L11 methyltransferase, giving the protein MNYIEFKAEYDPDQVSGDWLLAELTEVPFESYVEEERAIVAYIPEDDYDESWITSLELPDGVRCSVKTIKQVNWNAEWEKNFDPVTISDQCIVRAPFHTLDQEYRYDIVIQPKMSFGTGHHATTSLMLQEMLSMDFENQSVLDMGTGTGVLAILAAWRGAKHVFAVDIDSWAYENSLENVDTNPDTDAIEVAQGDVSSIEGKEYHTILANINKNIIRQDIGQYEKCLLPGGRLLISGVLFDDKEDVKQWASDLGLVFDKENQKDNWMMISFYKNVD; this is encoded by the coding sequence ATGAATTACATTGAATTTAAGGCCGAATACGATCCCGACCAGGTAAGTGGGGATTGGTTGCTCGCTGAATTGACAGAGGTTCCATTCGAGAGTTATGTGGAAGAAGAAAGAGCGATCGTAGCCTATATACCAGAAGACGATTACGACGAAAGTTGGATCACGTCCCTGGAATTGCCTGATGGGGTGCGTTGTTCGGTAAAAACGATTAAACAGGTCAATTGGAATGCAGAGTGGGAAAAGAATTTTGATCCGGTAACTATTTCCGATCAATGTATCGTTCGAGCTCCCTTTCATACCTTGGATCAGGAGTACCGTTACGATATCGTTATTCAGCCGAAAATGTCCTTTGGAACTGGGCATCACGCTACTACTTCTTTAATGCTTCAGGAAATGCTAAGCATGGATTTCGAAAACCAATCCGTGCTGGATATGGGAACCGGAACCGGGGTTTTGGCCATTTTGGCCGCCTGGAGAGGAGCCAAGCACGTGTTTGCTGTAGATATTGATTCTTGGGCTTATGAGAATTCTCTCGAAAATGTGGACACCAATCCGGATACAGATGCGATTGAAGTAGCACAAGGAGATGTGAGTTCGATTGAAGGCAAGGAATACCACACCATTTTGGCGAATATCAACAAGAACATTATCCGCCAGGATATCGGTCAATATGAAAAATGTTTGCTTCCCGGAGGTCGATTATTAATTAGTGGAGTGCTTTTTGATGATAAAGAGGATGTAAAACAATGGGCTTCCGATTTGGGGCTGGTTTTCGATAAAGAAAATCAGAAAGATAATTGGATGATGATCTCGTTTTACAAAAATGTTGATTAG
- the tpiA gene encoding triose-phosphate isomerase — translation MARKVLFGNWKMNNNLAEAGALLANLKEHYQEPTEDLLIGVSPSFPFIALAVEELKGSPFQVSAQNISSENSGAFTGEVSADMIASLGAGYTLVGHSERRALFGEENAILRKKTDLALAAGIQVIYCIGETLEERRTGKLESVIREQIEQVVFGRDAAELENMILAYEPVWAIGTGETASPEQAQEVHAFIRRLITEEFGADVANNLSLIYGGSCKPANAQELFACPDIDGGLIGGASLKAEDFVAIARSF, via the coding sequence ATGGCAAGAAAAGTTTTGTTTGGAAACTGGAAAATGAATAACAATCTGGCGGAAGCCGGAGCTCTCCTCGCAAACCTGAAAGAGCACTACCAAGAACCCACCGAAGATTTACTCATTGGCGTATCGCCTTCCTTTCCTTTTATAGCCCTGGCGGTTGAAGAGTTGAAAGGATCGCCTTTCCAGGTATCCGCACAAAATATTTCCTCCGAAAACTCAGGTGCATTCACCGGAGAAGTGAGTGCCGATATGATTGCTTCATTAGGAGCGGGTTATACCTTGGTTGGGCACAGTGAAAGACGCGCTCTTTTTGGCGAAGAAAACGCTATTCTGAGGAAGAAAACAGACTTGGCTCTGGCCGCAGGAATTCAAGTGATTTACTGCATTGGTGAAACGTTGGAAGAGCGACGTACCGGAAAATTGGAAAGTGTGATTCGCGAACAGATCGAGCAAGTGGTATTTGGGCGTGATGCGGCCGAATTGGAAAACATGATTTTGGCTTACGAACCCGTTTGGGCCATCGGTACAGGAGAAACGGCTTCTCCGGAACAAGCTCAGGAAGTTCACGCTTTTATCCGCCGTTTGATCACCGAAGAGTTTGGTGCCGACGTGGCTAACAACTTGTCTCTCATTTACGGTGGAAGCTGTAAGCCGGCTAATGCTCAAGAGCTATTTGCCTGCCCGGATATTGATGGTGGCTTGATTGGTGGAGCTTCTCTAAAAGCCGAAGATTTTGTTGCCATTGCCAGATCCTTTTAA
- a CDS encoding Crp/Fnr family transcriptional regulator yields MAANESKLWYLEQINIFRDLTPEDLNRIDELTSMRSMAKGKYIYFPDDPSKVVFLLKQGKVKIGSYSDDGKEIIKAILEPGEIFGELAIMGEENRKDFAQALTSDVRFCAIGVEEMKEMLMSNPKLNFEVTKTIGDRLLKVERRLESLVFKDARQRILEFIFNNAMERGAKIGYGQKLKHDLTHQDIANLTATSRQTVTIVLNELRERELINFDRKSILIHDTREFENELAREERV; encoded by the coding sequence ATGGCGGCAAACGAAAGTAAACTCTGGTATCTGGAACAGATTAACATCTTCCGGGACCTCACCCCAGAAGACCTTAACCGTATAGACGAATTGACCAGCATGCGCAGCATGGCTAAGGGGAAGTACATCTATTTTCCGGATGATCCCTCCAAGGTGGTTTTCCTTTTAAAACAAGGGAAAGTGAAAATTGGAAGTTATTCGGATGACGGAAAAGAAATCATCAAAGCGATTCTTGAACCGGGTGAAATTTTTGGAGAATTGGCCATTATGGGTGAGGAAAATCGAAAGGACTTTGCTCAGGCATTAACCAGTGATGTTCGCTTCTGTGCTATTGGAGTAGAGGAGATGAAAGAAATGCTAATGAGTAACCCGAAGCTCAACTTCGAAGTGACTAAGACCATCGGCGATCGTTTACTTAAGGTAGAGCGTCGCCTTGAATCCTTGGTTTTTAAAGATGCCCGCCAGCGTATTCTCGAGTTTATCTTCAACAATGCTATGGAGCGTGGAGCGAAGATTGGCTATGGCCAAAAATTGAAACACGATCTCACCCACCAGGATATCGCCAATTTAACAGCAACCTCGCGTCAAACTGTTACGATTGTACTTAACGAACTACGCGAACGGGAGTTAATCAATTTTGACAGGAAGAGTATCCTTATTCACGATACCCGTGAATTTGAAAACGAATTGGCCCGGGAAGAAAGAGTATGA
- a CDS encoding WG repeat-containing protein, producing the protein MKTFYTLCLLLATTGLFAQKNLYVAKSGKQYGYINEHCEWVVKPEYDRVFKMDGNVGVVMKSDRHGLINRSGELVLAVEHDYLKAGGGMVMFRKNEKFGYYSPEGEEMIAAKYVKAKPFKEDRAMVLKGTEWIYVDKEGNEYSVGSNMKLHNFSEGYGLVLDKTKGKFGYVNDQGEWTIEAQYDKAKDFHEGFARVLVGDKWGYIRQNGEWLVEPKYGNTFDFQEKHARVLTDNGYTFLKADGTELNLGKVDKVHDFTEGVARVIVGKKVGLIDGDGNWLAEPQFESVKPMVRGYIPAAQKGKWGFINSKGEWIIQPAYAHVAYPSQGMVPVMFKKLWGFVDESGNIVIEPAYDNLFELPPMGIASYNVLKQPLYQNGIARAKSKKQWNLIDTQGQQVCSEPLDYIGVTMIED; encoded by the coding sequence ATGAAAACCTTTTATACCCTCTGCTTACTACTCGCAACCACCGGACTATTTGCTCAAAAGAATTTGTACGTTGCCAAATCAGGCAAGCAATATGGCTACATCAATGAACACTGTGAATGGGTGGTTAAGCCGGAATACGATCGAGTTTTTAAAATGGATGGCAACGTAGGTGTTGTTATGAAATCAGATCGCCATGGATTGATCAACCGATCGGGGGAACTCGTATTGGCGGTAGAGCATGATTACCTGAAAGCCGGAGGAGGCATGGTCATGTTTCGCAAAAACGAAAAGTTTGGCTATTACAGTCCTGAGGGTGAAGAAATGATTGCGGCCAAATACGTCAAGGCCAAACCTTTTAAGGAAGATCGAGCCATGGTGCTTAAGGGCACGGAATGGATTTATGTAGATAAAGAAGGAAATGAATATTCCGTAGGTAGCAACATGAAGCTGCACAACTTTTCGGAAGGATACGGATTGGTATTGGACAAAACCAAAGGCAAATTCGGTTATGTAAATGATCAGGGAGAATGGACTATCGAGGCTCAATACGATAAAGCCAAAGACTTTCATGAAGGATTTGCCCGCGTATTAGTGGGAGATAAATGGGGCTACATTCGTCAAAATGGCGAGTGGCTGGTTGAACCTAAATACGGCAACACCTTTGACTTTCAGGAAAAACATGCCCGCGTTTTGACCGATAATGGATACACCTTCTTGAAAGCAGACGGAACCGAACTAAACTTAGGCAAAGTAGACAAGGTTCACGATTTCACAGAAGGAGTAGCCCGGGTGATTGTGGGCAAAAAAGTAGGATTGATCGATGGAGATGGAAACTGGTTGGCTGAACCACAGTTTGAATCTGTTAAGCCTATGGTAAGAGGCTATATTCCTGCAGCCCAAAAAGGCAAATGGGGATTCATCAACAGCAAAGGAGAGTGGATTATCCAACCCGCCTATGCTCACGTAGCCTACCCTTCTCAAGGAATGGTTCCCGTGATGTTCAAAAAACTCTGGGGCTTTGTGGATGAATCAGGAAACATTGTGATTGAGCCTGCTTATGACAACTTGTTTGAGTTACCTCCTATGGGAATTGCGTCCTACAACGTGTTAAAGCAGCCGCTGTACCAAAATGGTATTGCCAGAGCCAAATCCAAAAAACAATGGAATCTGATTGACACCCAAGGACAACAAGTCTGTTCTGAGCCATTGGATTACATTGGGGTTACCATGATCGAGGATTAA